In Oncorhynchus kisutch isolate 150728-3 linkage group LG7, Okis_V2, whole genome shotgun sequence, one DNA window encodes the following:
- the LOC109893768 gene encoding cytosolic 5'-nucleotidase 1A-like, whose product MRRNDTAPTTRKVQGGIFLPKPQNAITIAVSSRVLFNMDKEQQIYEQKGMEDYLKYQIEHEMEPFAPGPAFPFVKALEAVNTRLRELYPESEELFDVVLMTNSHAHAGLRLINTINHHQLFIERFCMTGGNSPIGYLKAYHTNLYLSADPMKVREALEEGIAAATMFNPPEKRTEVSETQLRVAFDGDAVLFSDESERIFKAHGLDKFFEHEKTHENTLLDHGPLKGFLESLGKLQKKFYAKDQRLDCPIRTYLVTARSAASSGTRALKTLRSWGLETDEALFLAGAPKGPMLEKIRPHIFFDDQLFHVEGASQLGTVAAHVPYGVAQKLPQQKPAKENTKDFSAATK is encoded by the exons CCAAAGCCTCAGAATGCCATCACCATTGCGGTGTCATCGCGTGTCCTCTTCAACATGGATAAGGAGCAGCAAATCTACGAACAGAAAGGCATGGAGGACTACCTCAAGTACCAGATAGAGCATGAGATGGAGCCCTTCGCCCCCGGCCCTGCTTTTCCTTTCGTTAAG GCTCTGGAGGCAGTGAACACTCGGCTGAGGGAGCTGTACCCTGAGAGTGAGGAGCTCTTTGACGTTGTGCTCATGACCAACAGCCACGCACACGCCGGTCTCCGACTCATAAACACCATCAACCACCATC AGCTCTTCATTGAGCGTTTCTGTATGACGGGTGGGAACAGTCCCATTGGGTACCTGAAGGCTTACCACACTAACCTGTACCTGTCTGCTGACCCCATGAAGGTCCGAGAGGCCCTGGAGGAGG ggatcGCAGCAGCCACCATGTTTAATCCaccagagaagagaacagaagtGTCAGAGACTCAGCTGCGGGTGGCCTTCGATGGGGACGcagtgctcttctctgacgagtcAGAGCGCATCTTTAAGGCCCACGGACTGGACAAGTTCTTTGAGCATGAGAAGACACACGAAAACACACTTCTTGATCAT ggACCACTGAAAGGGTTCCTGGAGTCACTGGGGAAGCTGCAAAAGAAGTTCTATGCCAAGGATCAGCGTCTGGACTGCCCCATCCGTACCTACCTGGTGACGGCACGCAGCGCAGCCAGCTCAGGCACCCGGGCCCTGAAGACACTGCGATCCTGGGGCCTGGAGACAGACGAGGCCCTCTTCCTTGCTGGGGCCCCTAAGGGGCCAATGCTGGAGAAGATCCGGCCTCACATATTCTTTGACGATCAGTTGTTCCATGTGGAGGGAGCTTCGCAGCTGGGGACCGTGGCAGCTCATGTGCCATATGGTGTGGCTCAGAAACTACCCCAGCAGAAGCCTGCTAAGGAGAACACTAAAGACTTTAGCGCTGCCACCAAGTAG